Proteins from a genomic interval of Kitasatospora herbaricolor:
- a CDS encoding AMP-binding protein: MTADPVRTDALARLLDLDPTRRTAVEWCGRALTYAQLATAVDDLARRLVELGAPRTNVLVLGPLSPAYLVGLLAALRCGAVPVPVDAGTTADRYAWTERAARPSVVLSSDVSTVTQYRGTHDAPELVLDAATGRTVLDTPAGAPAAARLHRYPDPDAGYLIPTSGSTGAAKAVVGSRTGLHAFLTWFSGEFALGPLDVCAAVTRVSFDPSLRELLAVLTAGGTLCLPEADAQLDLLTLGGHLARNRATIAFLVPSLARRVADGLRTAGTRLDHLRYAFFAGEVLPARVVEQWSELAPDAELVNLYGMTEGTLAQLYRRDVRAGDARRTTGLPVGRPRPGVSVELDRPDADGRGEVLITSAAPALGLLAEGPGPRPGTLRVEPMAGALRTGDIGCWTEDGELVVAGRVGNDLKVSGRRVSFHRFVDEVEELADVRQCVVVDRQGPQAFVGTVDLAPGQDRSLHERIRDVAKRLGLPRPAVHLRAELPLLRSGKVDRIALAASVADRPEPAAAVEQDADVTTVLRGLLGLGPEDPADVSFVDAGLSSLDMMEFVLEVNRRYGSELTVQACFARRDVASLARALERAGRAAPVDGTDPAPAAAGGPPTPGPDGAEVPLSTRQIAYVATCMADGNANWCNLSREIPLDRVVTPQELAAALGTLIARHDVLRLSLTPDGSRQVHTEAADLRCPVTVHPAPAGRQTEAQQRARIQQARADAVAPLIDPTTGPPLRAAVVQEDATSSVLLVAHHLFVDGLSMDLLAAELRSALLGLDLGEAPPPTSFRDYCRATRRASSGRTPDADHWDRLLAGAEQVELAEGTGPDAREGEITSRPFGVTGARTAHRLAAASGVSVFSVVLAAFDRAVTRTFGPHPLTIVVPVQIREGTRASAAGMFMSQLIVRGAGSNSLSDNAREFSQQLEDGTERSGWEFDQRVEALGLTGSDCFPLSTVLFNQHPKRRGLRVRDLGAWQPRPLGRTLRYQLQGELQVSGSEMALTYYYRRGIGVAGPDVIDRLHTHVLAELSAAGRALHGEQ, encoded by the coding sequence ATGACCGCCGACCCGGTCCGGACGGACGCCCTCGCCCGGTTGCTGGACCTCGACCCGACCCGCCGCACCGCCGTCGAGTGGTGCGGCCGGGCCCTGACGTACGCGCAGCTCGCGACGGCCGTCGACGACCTCGCCCGCCGGCTGGTGGAGCTGGGCGCGCCCCGGACCAACGTGCTGGTCCTCGGCCCGCTCAGCCCGGCCTACCTGGTCGGGCTGCTGGCGGCGCTGCGCTGCGGGGCCGTCCCGGTGCCGGTCGACGCCGGGACGACGGCGGACCGGTACGCCTGGACCGAGCGGGCCGCCCGCCCGTCCGTCGTGCTGAGCAGCGACGTCTCCACCGTCACGCAGTACCGCGGCACCCACGACGCGCCCGAGCTGGTGCTGGACGCGGCCACCGGCCGGACGGTCCTGGACACCCCCGCCGGGGCGCCGGCTGCCGCCCGCCTGCACCGCTACCCCGACCCGGACGCCGGCTACCTCATCCCGACCTCGGGATCGACCGGAGCCGCCAAGGCCGTGGTGGGCAGCCGGACCGGGCTGCACGCGTTCCTGACGTGGTTCTCGGGCGAGTTCGCGCTCGGCCCGCTGGACGTCTGCGCCGCCGTCACCCGGGTCAGCTTCGACCCCTCGCTGCGCGAACTGCTGGCCGTGCTGACCGCGGGCGGCACCCTCTGCCTGCCCGAGGCCGACGCCCAGCTGGACCTGCTCACGCTCGGCGGCCACCTGGCCCGCAACCGGGCCACCATCGCCTTCCTGGTCCCCTCCCTGGCGCGCCGGGTCGCGGACGGGCTGCGGACCGCGGGCACCCGGCTGGACCACCTGCGGTACGCCTTCTTCGCCGGCGAGGTGCTGCCGGCCCGGGTGGTCGAGCAGTGGTCCGAACTCGCTCCGGACGCCGAGCTGGTGAACCTGTACGGGATGACCGAGGGAACCCTCGCGCAGCTCTACCGGCGGGACGTCCGGGCCGGGGACGCCAGGCGGACGACGGGCCTGCCGGTCGGCCGGCCCCGCCCGGGCGTCTCGGTGGAGCTCGACCGGCCGGACGCCGACGGGCGCGGCGAGGTGCTCATCACCTCGGCGGCCCCGGCGCTGGGCCTGCTCGCCGAGGGCCCCGGGCCGCGCCCGGGGACGCTGCGCGTCGAGCCGATGGCCGGGGCCCTGCGCACCGGCGACATCGGCTGCTGGACCGAGGACGGCGAGCTGGTGGTGGCCGGCCGGGTCGGCAACGACCTCAAGGTGTCCGGCCGGCGCGTCTCCTTCCACCGCTTCGTGGACGAGGTCGAGGAACTGGCCGACGTACGGCAGTGCGTGGTCGTCGACCGGCAGGGCCCGCAGGCCTTCGTCGGCACGGTGGACCTCGCCCCCGGCCAGGACCGGTCGCTGCACGAGCGGATCCGCGACGTCGCCAAGCGCCTCGGGCTGCCCAGGCCCGCCGTCCACCTGCGCGCGGAGTTGCCGCTGCTGCGCAGCGGCAAGGTGGACCGGATCGCCCTGGCCGCGTCCGTGGCCGACCGGCCGGAGCCCGCTGCGGCGGTGGAGCAGGACGCCGACGTCACCACCGTGCTGCGCGGGCTGCTCGGCCTCGGGCCCGAGGACCCCGCCGACGTCTCCTTCGTGGACGCCGGCCTCTCCTCGCTGGACATGATGGAGTTCGTGCTGGAGGTCAACCGGCGCTACGGCTCGGAGTTGACCGTCCAGGCCTGCTTCGCCCGGCGTGACGTGGCCTCGCTCGCCCGGGCGCTGGAACGCGCCGGCCGGGCCGCCCCGGTGGACGGGACCGACCCGGCGCCGGCGGCCGCCGGCGGGCCGCCGACGCCCGGCCCGGACGGTGCCGAGGTGCCGTTGTCGACCCGGCAGATCGCCTACGTGGCGACCTGCATGGCCGACGGCAACGCCAACTGGTGCAACCTCTCCCGGGAGATCCCGCTCGACCGGGTCGTGACACCGCAGGAGCTGGCCGCCGCCCTCGGCACGCTGATCGCCCGCCACGACGTGCTCCGGCTCTCCCTCACGCCGGACGGCTCGCGGCAGGTCCACACCGAGGCCGCCGACCTGCGCTGCCCGGTCACCGTCCACCCGGCGCCCGCCGGCCGGCAGACCGAGGCGCAGCAGCGGGCCCGGATCCAGCAGGCCCGGGCCGACGCGGTGGCGCCGCTGATCGACCCGACCACGGGCCCGCCGCTGCGGGCGGCCGTGGTCCAGGAGGACGCCACCAGCTCGGTCCTGCTGGTGGCGCACCACCTGTTCGTGGACGGCCTGAGCATGGACCTGCTCGCCGCCGAGCTCCGCTCGGCCCTGCTCGGGCTGGACCTCGGCGAAGCCCCGCCGCCGACGAGCTTCCGGGACTACTGCCGGGCCACCCGGCGTGCCTCGAGCGGCCGGACGCCGGACGCCGACCACTGGGATCGGTTGCTGGCCGGCGCCGAACAGGTCGAGCTGGCGGAGGGCACCGGCCCGGACGCCCGCGAGGGCGAGATCACCTCGCGCCCGTTCGGCGTCACCGGCGCCCGGACGGCCCACCGGCTCGCGGCCGCGAGCGGGGTCTCGGTCTTCTCGGTCGTGCTGGCCGCCTTCGACCGGGCGGTCACCCGGACCTTCGGGCCGCACCCGCTGACCATCGTGGTCCCGGTGCAGATCCGCGAGGGCACCCGGGCCTCCGCCGCCGGGATGTTCATGAGCCAACTCATCGTCCGCGGTGCCGGATCGAACTCGCTGTCGGACAACGCCCGTGAATTCTCGCAGCAGTTGGAGGACGGCACCGAGCGGAGCGGCTGGGAGTTCGACCAGCGGGTCGAGGCCCTCGGGCTGACCGGCTCGGACTGCTTCCCGCTCTCCACCGTGCTGTTCAACCAGCATCCCAAGCGGCGCGGCCTGCGGGTCCGCGACCTCGGGGCCTGGCAGCCGCGCCCGCTCGGGCGCACCCTGCGCTACCAGCTCCAGGGCGAACTCCAGGTCTCGGGCTCGGAGATGGCCCTGACCTACTACTACCGGCGCGGGATCGGCGTCGCCGGGCCCGACGTGATCGACCGGCTCCACACCCACGTCCTCGCGGAACTGTCCGCGGCAGGAAGGGCCTTGCATGGCGAACAATGA
- a CDS encoding alanine racemase, with protein MANNEATELTDDEARLLVHRAGGTPVYVYSREALRAAARRVRAASVPGAAVYYSLKANPHPGVVAALAPLVDGFDVCSTAEMETALNAGTPPRDILFTGPAKSWAEAASALAAGIAVTVESPAQARLFAEVAGRLGVTGRAVVRLNTPYPGRTPDAAPSPNQFGIPDEDFAEVVEVLRGSPMALTGLHMFWGSQYSDAGVIRAARITALERARKLAERYGLAFELVSVGGGIAMPWCDRDAPVDWDGLRAVGEYPEVPGEGGPATVVCEYGRSLVGPAGSLLATVLDTKTVGDRRYVLVDAGMNHMMIASRLVAGAGRGEPSVRVVGARNPDELSPAYVTGPLCSQLDVLAENVLLPAVEVGDTLVFSGVGAYGPTFSPSGFLSRDKVGEIVH; from the coding sequence ATGGCGAACAATGAGGCGACCGAGCTCACCGACGACGAGGCCCGGCTCCTCGTGCACCGGGCCGGCGGGACACCCGTGTACGTGTACAGCCGGGAGGCCCTGCGGGCCGCCGCCCGACGGGTCCGCGCCGCGTCGGTGCCGGGCGCGGCGGTCTACTACTCCCTGAAGGCCAACCCGCACCCCGGTGTGGTGGCGGCGCTGGCCCCGCTGGTGGACGGCTTCGACGTCTGCTCGACGGCCGAGATGGAGACCGCGCTGAACGCCGGGACACCGCCCCGGGACATCCTGTTCACCGGCCCGGCGAAGTCCTGGGCGGAGGCGGCCTCCGCGCTGGCGGCCGGGATCGCGGTGACCGTCGAATCCCCGGCGCAGGCACGGCTGTTCGCCGAGGTGGCCGGCCGGCTCGGGGTCACCGGACGGGCCGTCGTCCGGCTCAACACGCCCTACCCCGGCCGCACCCCTGACGCCGCCCCGTCGCCGAACCAGTTCGGCATCCCCGACGAGGACTTCGCCGAGGTCGTCGAGGTGCTGCGCGGCTCGCCGATGGCCCTCACCGGGCTGCACATGTTCTGGGGCTCGCAGTACTCCGACGCCGGGGTGATCCGGGCCGCCCGGATCACCGCGCTGGAGCGCGCCCGGAAGCTCGCCGAGCGGTACGGCCTGGCCTTCGAGCTGGTCTCGGTCGGCGGCGGCATCGCGATGCCCTGGTGCGACCGGGACGCCCCGGTGGACTGGGACGGCCTGCGGGCCGTCGGCGAGTACCCGGAGGTCCCCGGCGAGGGGGGCCCGGCCACGGTGGTGTGCGAGTACGGCCGGTCGCTGGTCGGTCCGGCCGGCAGCCTGCTGGCCACCGTGCTGGACACCAAGACCGTCGGCGACCGGCGCTACGTCCTGGTCGACGCCGGGATGAACCACATGATGATCGCGAGCCGCCTGGTGGCGGGCGCGGGGCGGGGCGAGCCGTCGGTCCGGGTGGTCGGCGCGAGGAATCCGGACGAGCTGAGCCCCGCGTACGTGACCGGTCCGCTCTGCTCGCAGCTGGACGTCCTCGCCGAGAACGTGCTGCTGCCCGCCGTGGAGGTCGGCGACACCCTGGTGTTCTCGGGTGTGGGCGCCTACGGACCGACGTTCAGCCCCAGCGGATTCCTCAGCCGCGACAAGGTCGGAGAGATCGTCCACTGA
- a CDS encoding non-ribosomal peptide synthetase: protein MHRTTMQQSIPQQTNPPQTDPPQAVPGHGGGPQHDRGPAATTPGALSPIQRAYLVGDQEGLELRGPARYYLGCDLDTARVPGIGDRLRRLVRANDVLRADVAGDLSVSTLPAEAAAGAGVDLRRVADADFDAANEEVRRRFSADDFAFDGRRQFEVVVVSSDLRARLHLVYALWLMDAASLGLFLAGLVRDEDETARTDAPPAARATPRRDRSERDRRFWRERAAALPDAAELPLRPDWRQAGPGVTHRMVTVEAPAAARLLRTAKAHGLTLPMVCLAAYGAVLGRLGGGTAHTVTVLHSRRTTPPAPDSLGNHGSTMPLEVPATDGQSFLELARAVQAQYLVQAVHGSLSGAEIARLADPGGDLRRLPHPFAFTALEVDGRREAELGLRRRWDEVRLRVPQVLIDHQVVVESDGRLRLGFDWRSDAFDPGFGEDFVDQYAGLVGQLAASEEHWTRVAAPAPGASPVMPPRTTVQELVHDRVLRVADGAPAAPAVHDADGTLTYAELAGRARTLAALLLDAGARPGDRVAVHLPRGRGQVIAVLGALIAGCVYIPLDHGTPEGRLDSIARRAGVRFAVTDDGTSGDGDGRWARRGATTVTLPAVADGRCRPAPAGAPAPDPTAYVIFTSGSTGEPKGVVISHAAVLNTLDAVNEELALGPADRVLSVSSIGFDLSVYDIFGPLLRGGSVLMLSEGTARDPAAWAELIDRHRVTIWNSAPALASLLAEEGAGTPSVRAFLLSGDWIPPTLPGALQLLSPNADMISLGGATEGAIWSIAHRIREADRAGRSIPYGRPLAGQDVLVLDGAREACADWQIGEIWIAGAGVADGYLNDPARTEAAFLADPVLGWVYRTGDRGRRHPDGVVEFLGRTDTQVKLNGHRVELGEVENLLEGAAGVRGCAACVRGEGRRRRVVAFVSLAPDAPAGWREDAYAALRDALPPYMVPDAVVELDAIPLTANGKVDRRQLERLPLDEAPADAAEPAGEVAAGGSGRSDPHRHEVARCWQEVLGTPPGRANFFESGGGSYDAIRLLSLLRGRYGYQVPFGDFMADPTAAGLATRCRRARASQDSGIWSFNPRAAAGPRLRLVLFPPVGGGVSCYSDLIRSLPGGVDVHVVGFDAPVAGPDGDPLTLAALARRCLERLPAPVMSDGVPLVLGGWSFGGALAFEAARVCSAPVERVLVVDTPVSAGSRDPGAVTTERLLDGFVRDVRATGGVAVDAGQVLADPTLGSRFEVYRQNMALLRDWEPVPCEVPVVEFRAGDGPAERVDGAWGRVARVEESHVLTGGHFDVFEGANLRLVSDAIKEVKQ from the coding sequence ATGCATCGGACCACCATGCAGCAGAGCATCCCGCAGCAGACCAACCCGCCGCAGACCGACCCGCCGCAGGCCGTCCCCGGCCACGGCGGCGGACCGCAGCACGACCGCGGACCGGCCGCGACCACGCCCGGGGCGCTGAGCCCGATCCAGCGCGCCTACCTGGTCGGGGACCAGGAGGGCCTGGAACTGCGCGGCCCCGCGCGGTACTACCTGGGCTGCGACCTGGACACCGCAAGGGTCCCCGGCATCGGCGACCGGCTGCGCCGGCTGGTGCGGGCCAACGACGTCCTGCGGGCCGACGTGGCCGGCGACCTGTCGGTGTCCACCCTGCCCGCCGAGGCCGCGGCCGGGGCCGGCGTCGACCTCCGGCGGGTCGCCGACGCCGACTTCGACGCGGCGAACGAGGAGGTCCGCCGGCGGTTCTCGGCCGACGACTTCGCGTTCGACGGACGGCGGCAGTTCGAGGTCGTCGTGGTGAGCTCGGACCTACGGGCGCGGCTGCACCTGGTGTACGCCCTCTGGCTGATGGACGCGGCCTCGCTCGGCCTCTTCCTGGCCGGTCTGGTCCGGGACGAGGACGAGACCGCCCGCACCGACGCGCCGCCCGCCGCCCGGGCCACGCCCCGCCGGGACCGCTCCGAGCGCGACCGGCGGTTCTGGCGCGAGCGGGCAGCGGCCCTCCCGGACGCCGCCGAGCTGCCGCTTCGGCCCGACTGGCGGCAGGCCGGCCCGGGCGTGACGCACCGGATGGTCACCGTGGAGGCACCCGCGGCCGCCCGCCTCCTGCGGACGGCGAAGGCCCACGGCCTCACCCTCCCGATGGTCTGCCTCGCGGCCTACGGCGCCGTCCTCGGACGGCTCGGCGGCGGGACCGCCCACACCGTGACCGTCCTGCACTCGCGGCGGACCACGCCGCCGGCCCCCGACAGCCTGGGCAACCACGGCAGCACCATGCCGCTGGAGGTCCCGGCGACGGACGGGCAGAGCTTCCTCGAACTCGCCAGGGCCGTGCAGGCGCAGTACCTGGTGCAGGCCGTGCACGGCTCGCTCAGCGGCGCCGAGATCGCCCGGCTCGCCGACCCCGGTGGCGACCTGCGCCGGCTGCCCCACCCGTTCGCCTTCACCGCCCTGGAGGTCGACGGCCGGCGCGAGGCGGAGCTCGGCCTGCGCCGGCGCTGGGACGAGGTGCGGCTGCGGGTGCCGCAGGTGCTGATCGACCATCAGGTGGTGGTCGAGTCCGACGGCCGGCTCCGGCTGGGCTTCGACTGGCGCAGCGACGCCTTCGACCCGGGCTTCGGCGAGGACTTCGTGGACCAGTACGCCGGTCTCGTCGGGCAGCTCGCCGCGTCGGAGGAGCACTGGACCCGGGTCGCCGCGCCCGCGCCGGGGGCCTCGCCGGTCATGCCGCCGCGGACGACCGTCCAGGAGCTGGTGCACGACCGGGTGCTGCGGGTCGCGGACGGCGCCCCCGCGGCCCCGGCGGTGCACGACGCCGACGGCACTCTGACCTACGCCGAACTGGCCGGGCGGGCACGGACGCTCGCCGCGCTGCTGCTCGACGCCGGCGCGCGGCCCGGCGACCGGGTCGCCGTGCACCTGCCGCGGGGACGCGGGCAGGTGATCGCCGTGCTCGGCGCGCTGATCGCCGGCTGCGTCTACATCCCGCTGGACCACGGCACCCCGGAGGGCCGGCTGGACAGCATCGCGCGGCGCGCGGGCGTCCGGTTCGCGGTGACCGACGACGGGACCTCCGGCGACGGGGACGGGCGATGGGCCCGGCGCGGGGCCACGACGGTGACCCTGCCGGCGGTCGCCGACGGCCGATGTCGCCCGGCCCCGGCGGGCGCCCCCGCGCCGGATCCGACCGCGTACGTCATCTTCACCTCCGGCTCGACCGGGGAGCCGAAGGGCGTGGTGATCTCGCACGCGGCCGTCCTCAACACCCTGGACGCGGTCAACGAGGAACTCGCTCTCGGCCCGGCGGACCGCGTCCTCTCGGTCTCCTCCATCGGCTTCGACCTCTCGGTGTACGACATCTTCGGGCCGCTGCTGCGCGGCGGCTCCGTGCTGATGCTCTCCGAGGGCACCGCCCGCGACCCCGCGGCCTGGGCCGAGCTGATCGACCGCCACCGGGTGACGATCTGGAACTCGGCACCCGCGCTGGCCTCGCTGCTGGCGGAGGAGGGGGCCGGGACCCCGTCCGTGCGAGCCTTCCTGCTGAGCGGCGACTGGATCCCGCCGACCCTGCCGGGAGCGCTCCAACTGCTGTCTCCCAACGCCGACATGATCAGTCTCGGCGGTGCGACCGAGGGCGCGATCTGGTCCATCGCGCACCGCATCCGCGAGGCCGACCGGGCCGGCCGCTCGATCCCCTACGGCCGGCCGCTGGCCGGTCAGGACGTCCTGGTCCTCGACGGCGCGCGGGAGGCCTGCGCCGACTGGCAGATCGGCGAGATCTGGATCGCCGGCGCCGGGGTCGCCGACGGCTACCTCAACGACCCGGCCAGGACCGAAGCCGCGTTCCTGGCCGATCCGGTGCTCGGCTGGGTCTACCGCACCGGCGACCGCGGCCGCCGGCACCCGGACGGCGTGGTGGAGTTCCTGGGGCGCACCGACACCCAGGTCAAGCTGAACGGCCACCGGGTCGAACTGGGCGAGGTCGAGAACCTGCTGGAGGGGGCGGCCGGTGTCCGCGGCTGCGCCGCCTGCGTGCGGGGCGAGGGCCGCCGCAGGCGGGTGGTCGCCTTCGTCAGCCTCGCCCCGGACGCCCCGGCCGGCTGGCGCGAGGACGCGTACGCGGCGTTGCGGGACGCGCTGCCGCCGTACATGGTCCCGGACGCCGTCGTGGAGCTGGACGCGATCCCGTTGACCGCGAACGGCAAGGTGGACCGCCGGCAGCTGGAACGGCTGCCGCTCGACGAGGCGCCGGCGGACGCGGCGGAGCCGGCCGGGGAGGTGGCGGCCGGCGGGTCCGGCCGCTCGGACCCGCACCGGCACGAGGTGGCGCGCTGCTGGCAGGAGGTCCTGGGCACGCCGCCCGGCCGGGCGAACTTCTTCGAGTCCGGCGGCGGCTCGTACGACGCGATCCGGCTGCTGTCGCTGCTGCGCGGCCGGTACGGCTACCAGGTGCCGTTCGGGGACTTCATGGCGGACCCGACGGCGGCGGGCCTGGCCACGCGCTGCCGGCGGGCCCGGGCCTCCCAGGACTCCGGGATCTGGTCGTTCAACCCGAGGGCCGCCGCCGGGCCCCGGCTGCGGCTGGTGCTGTTCCCGCCGGTCGGCGGCGGTGTCTCCTGCTACTCCGACCTGATCCGGAGCCTGCCGGGCGGGGTGGACGTCCACGTGGTCGGCTTCGACGCCCCGGTGGCCGGGCCGGACGGCGACCCGCTCACCCTGGCCGCGCTGGCCCGGCGCTGCCTGGAGCGGCTGCCCGCGCCGGTCATGTCGGACGGCGTGCCGCTGGTCCTCGGTGGCTGGTCGTTCGGCGGCGCCCTCGCCTTCGAGGCGGCCCGGGTCTGCTCGGCACCGGTGGAACGCGTGCTGGTGGTCGACACCCCGGTCTCGGCCGGCTCCCGCGACCCGGGCGCCGTCACCACCGAGCGGCTGCTCGACGGTTTCGTCCGGGACGTCCGGGCGACCGGCGGGGTGGCCGTCGACGCCGGGCAGGTGCTGGCCGACCCGACGCTCGGCAGCAGGTTCGAGGTGTACCGGCAGAACATGGCCCTGCTGCGGGACTGGGAGCCGGTGCCCTGCGAGGTCCCGGTGGTCGAGTTCCGCGCCGGTGACGGACCGGCCGAGCGGGTGGACGGCGCGTGGGGCCGGGTGGCGCGGGTCGAGGAGTCCCACGTCCTGACCGGCGGGCACTTCGACGTGTTCGAGGGCGCGAACCTGCGTCTGGTGAGTGATGCGATCAAGGAAGTGAAGCAATGA
- a CDS encoding acyl carrier protein, translating to MTVPHVRAVILDELESHGHRPAGQDPDLDLIGAGVNSVTLVQILSALEDAFDVDLDISALFARPVTVARLEAAITAAGPA from the coding sequence ATGACCGTTCCCCACGTACGAGCCGTCATCCTCGACGAGCTGGAGTCCCACGGCCACCGGCCGGCCGGGCAGGACCCGGACCTCGACCTGATCGGCGCCGGGGTCAACTCGGTGACGCTGGTGCAGATCCTGTCGGCCCTGGAGGACGCCTTCGACGTGGACCTCGACATCTCCGCGCTGTTCGCCCGGCCGGTGACCGTCGCCCGGCTGGAGGCCGCGATCACGGCCGCCGGGCCCGCCTGA
- a CDS encoding DUF2617 family protein, whose amino-acid sequence MLTTLQTSYTDTRAGDLAWCLGGEPLPALAVRDLRIGGVRGPGPAGTLQLRLLGASHQVLIAAGPGECLETVACLPGRRTPLPARVAKQVAGWEYEFAARIEAMPPHDFAARAQELLALVEGHPRGLAGVFPGDPSAFTALMTQGDANRLLWRTWHAYPQEGRLVCTRSSLVVRGR is encoded by the coding sequence ATGCTCACCACACTGCAGACCTCCTACACCGACACCCGCGCCGGTGACCTGGCCTGGTGCCTGGGCGGCGAACCGCTGCCCGCACTCGCCGTCCGCGACCTGAGAATCGGCGGCGTCCGCGGACCAGGACCCGCCGGAACGCTGCAACTGCGCCTGCTCGGCGCCTCCCACCAGGTCCTGATCGCGGCCGGGCCGGGCGAGTGCCTGGAGACGGTCGCCTGCCTGCCCGGCCGGCGCACCCCGCTGCCCGCCCGGGTCGCCAAGCAGGTCGCGGGCTGGGAGTACGAGTTCGCGGCCCGGATCGAGGCGATGCCGCCGCACGACTTCGCCGCCCGCGCCCAGGAGCTGCTGGCCCTGGTCGAGGGCCACCCGCGCGGCCTCGCCGGGGTCTTCCCCGGCGACCCGAGCGCCTTCACCGCCCTGATGACCCAGGGGGACGCGAACCGGCTGCTCTGGCGCACCTGGCACGCCTACCCGCAGGAGGGACGGCTGGTGTGCACCCGCTCCTCGCTGGTGGTCCGCGGCCGATGA
- a CDS encoding polyamine aminopropyltransferase, translating to MINHPAGPPAQPVLDPRPDPADGPGAEGRPARPGPAGSRRAPRRRSRPRTRPGLARPAVLLAAFVCAACGLVYELELVALGNYLIGDSVTQTSVVLSVMVFAMGLGSLLAKRFTRRPASAFALVECALALVGGLSVLTLHAWWAWFGGAQAAIVALTGVIGVLIGAEIPLLMTLIQRIRREDAGRAVADLFAADYVGALVGGLAFPFLILPAFGPAAGALATGAVNTLAGGAVVLWLFRDEPEPRTRALLWTGCGLVLVTLAAAAACSGAIERAARHALYGAQVRFAAQSRYQEIVLTGPAGARPGTGTGPDQPLRLYLDGRPAVCGPDEYRGNEALVHPAMGAGPDARVLLLGGGDGLALREVLRHSGVRSVRLVEPDPALTGLARNDPALAALGGHSLDDPRVRITHADPLEWLRSASGGRAEGPFDVVLSGLPAPPEARGAKFQSQEFLGLAARVLAPGGRLAVRAGSSESGLWPVESGLRAAGLQTLPYGIAAGPAAGCGPARPQGFLLAAAGRPCLALAADAPLPRSLTEAGLRAAAERLAGDRPARAPAASTVLGLRRHPPAGPAGPPRRSAPPAGEGPP from the coding sequence GTGATCAACCATCCGGCGGGTCCACCCGCTCAGCCGGTACTCGACCCGCGCCCCGACCCGGCCGACGGCCCCGGCGCCGAGGGCCGCCCCGCGCGGCCCGGCCCGGCCGGGAGCCGACGGGCCCCGCGCCGCCGCAGCCGGCCGCGGACCCGCCCCGGCCTGGCCCGCCCGGCGGTGCTGCTGGCCGCCTTCGTCTGCGCGGCCTGCGGCCTGGTCTACGAGTTGGAACTGGTCGCCCTCGGCAACTACCTGATCGGGGACTCGGTCACGCAGACCTCCGTCGTGCTCTCCGTGATGGTCTTCGCGATGGGCCTCGGCTCCTTGCTCGCGAAGCGGTTCACCCGGCGCCCGGCCAGCGCCTTCGCCCTCGTCGAGTGCGCGCTGGCGCTGGTGGGCGGGCTCTCGGTGCTCACCCTGCACGCCTGGTGGGCCTGGTTCGGCGGCGCCCAGGCCGCGATCGTCGCGCTGACCGGGGTGATCGGCGTCCTGATCGGCGCCGAGATCCCGCTGCTGATGACCCTGATCCAGCGGATCCGCCGGGAGGACGCCGGCCGCGCCGTCGCGGACCTGTTCGCCGCCGACTACGTGGGCGCCCTGGTCGGCGGGCTGGCCTTCCCCTTCCTGATCCTGCCCGCCTTCGGCCCGGCCGCCGGCGCGCTGGCCACCGGGGCGGTCAACACCCTGGCCGGCGGCGCCGTGGTGCTCTGGCTGTTCCGCGACGAACCGGAGCCCCGAACCCGCGCCCTGCTCTGGACGGGCTGCGGCCTCGTCCTGGTCACCCTGGCGGCCGCGGCCGCCTGCTCCGGCGCGATCGAGCGGGCCGCCCGGCACGCGCTGTACGGCGCGCAGGTCCGCTTCGCCGCCCAGAGCCGCTACCAGGAGATCGTGCTGACCGGCCCGGCCGGCGCCCGCCCCGGCACCGGCACCGGCCCGGACCAGCCGCTGCGGCTCTATCTGGACGGCCGGCCCGCCGTCTGCGGCCCCGACGAGTACCGGGGCAACGAGGCGCTGGTCCACCCGGCCATGGGCGCCGGCCCGGACGCCCGGGTGCTGCTGCTCGGCGGCGGCGACGGCCTGGCGCTGCGCGAGGTGCTGCGGCACTCGGGGGTGCGCAGCGTCCGGCTGGTCGAACCGGACCCGGCGCTGACCGGCCTGGCCCGCAACGACCCGGCGCTCGCCGCGCTGGGCGGGCACTCGCTGGACGACCCCCGGGTGCGGATCACCCACGCCGATCCGCTGGAGTGGCTGCGCAGTGCGTCCGGCGGGCGGGCCGAGGGCCCGTTCGACGTGGTCCTCTCCGGCCTGCCCGCACCGCCCGAGGCCCGCGGGGCGAAGTTCCAGTCCCAGGAGTTCCTCGGGCTGGCCGCCCGGGTGCTCGCCCCGGGCGGGCGGCTGGCCGTCCGGGCCGGCTCCTCGGAGTCCGGGCTCTGGCCGGTGGAGTCGGGCCTGCGGGCGGCCGGCCTGCAGACCCTCCCGTACGGGATCGCGGCCGGTCCGGCCGCCGGCTGCGGTCCGGCCCGCCCGCAGGGGTTCCTGCTGGCCGCCGCCGGGCGGCCCTGCCTCGCCCTGGCCGCGGACGCGCCGCTCCCCCGTTCACTCACCGAGGCCGGCCTGCGCGCCGCCGCCGAGCGGCTGGCGGGCGACCGGCCGGCCCGGGCGCCGGCCGCCTCGACGGTGCTCGGCCTGCGCCGGCACCCGCCCGCGGGCCCGGCCGGGCCACCCCGCCGGAGCGCCCCACCGGCCGGCGAGGGGCCGCCGTGA